AAGTTTTCAAAAGTCGTTCTTGTGAGTAATCTTAGTTTTAATACTATATTCTTCTATTGGTGTATTTTAGGAGAGTCCGGCTCAAAGTGGTCTCGATGCTTCCGTTCAAAATCTCTTCGATCCTctacgaaaagaaatcatttcTCAAATCGAGGGCAGACGCGAATGGATGACGGCGGACAAAGAAGGACTGGTAGGctaagaaaaattcaaggaaaaattgacgtttAGTTAGTCTCTTCGAAAGCGAGTCATTCAGCTCAGCTCCCTTCGAGACGAAACGGTTCCCGATCAGCAGAGCTGGCTATCCGCCGTCAAATTCATGGAACGCGTTCTCGGCGACGAACAATTGCGATGTGAGTGATGATACAACGTATACGAACTCTTCCCCCCCTTGATTGgtcgcttgcctttgtgacatcacttTCCTTTGTGACGTTACGTGAAAGAGTCCCCCTCCTTCACGCGATTCTTTGTTCAGCGCGCGAGACTCTGCGCCAGCTGGTCGGTCCCGGGGCGTGGGAAAAATGGATCAACTGGCAGTCGCAGACAAGCGAGCAGGTAGGCGCGGGGCGCGGGAGACACAACAAGCGAATGATAGTCGCAACTCAGGCGAAACGCGCGGCAACTAGAAATGAATTGATTAGGATGATCGGTACCGAAACGGTAGGGGGGAATTCGGGGATTGTTTTCGGAGGAAACGCGATGGTTTTCGCAGGATCGTTCAGCTGATTTAGCCCAAGACGAGTTGACAGTAATACGAAAGAATCTCCACTCGCAAAAAGTCGACGTGACGGACGATTTCGTACGTTTCGTCCGTCCCCTTTCGTTTCTCTCCGCTAGCGGATTGCCTAATCTAGATTCTCGATACGTGGTCGCACGTCTATAAGGATCATTTTCTCGAGCAGGCGATGCTGAGCGCTCAGCAGTGCCGTCGCGCTTTTTATCACCGACACTTGACTCCCATTTCGAacaaggcaaagaaaacaagacGGCGAGTCTAGACGTCTCCCTAGGagactcttttcctttttagttgcgttgcgacgacgtcgttctcttctggAGAATCCAGCGCATGATTCAGAGCACGAGCAACGTTCTCCGTCAGCAGGTGCTTAGCACCGAAGGTATGACGACATGAGGAAGCTTTTAGAATGTTTTTATGGAATCTATTATAGCGTGGCGGTTGGAGAAGGAAGTCAAGCAAATTCTCGAGACAATGGACGCGTTGAAGAAGCGGGAAATGATCGTTGGACGTCGTGTTGACTTAGCGGAGGAATTGAGTGAGTTTTAGCTTCCACCAAAGGTGGCCCTATCCTATTTTTCCCTCTCAGAACGGGTCCGACAAATCCAGGATAAACTGGACGCGTTTATCGAAGCGCtcgctaaagaaaaataaaaagcgATCCGAACAGGTAATCGGGTGTTTGTTGGCTTCCCTTAGTTATCCCATTAGACGGTTTCGTCGTAAAACCCcaaatcaaattaaaaattaaaaggcTGACACACCGTTaacgagagaaaagacgcGTCACAGCGTCATAATAAGAATCCAATCGATTAAAGTAAAAGTAAAAGAGACGGACGAAAGTCACCACGGTCGCCAAACTTCTTCTCCCGGTAGAACCCCCTTTCCGTAACTCGCCGCGTAATGagcggcggctgcggctgctgcggcggcggcggccgcaGCCGCCGACTCGGGCGGCGTCATCGGCATCCACGGCGGATattcgccgcctccgccgcctccgccaccCAAATGACCCAATCGCGCCGCGTATTCGTTTCCGCTTGACGTCGTTGtaatcgtcgccgttgccgccgggTAAGGCGGCAATTgatcgaacgacgatgacgtatGAAACGGCAACGTAACGGGTGCGTAAACTCGTTGCTGCGGAGGCGGCAGCGGGGGCGGAGGAAGCGATTGTTGCGCGACGGCACCGCCACTGGGTTGCCAGCCGTCAGTTGTCGCTTTATCGTCGGTTTCAGGCGGGTGCGATAAAacgacgttgccgccgccgccgccgccgtttccgtACGACGGCAATTGATGGGCTTGGGctcgcgtcgccgcttcgGTTTTGAGTTGTAGCAATCGATTCGTGCTTCGCGCGCGCACTTCCATGTGAGCGAGAATTCGAAGACGTAGCGTCGCGTCGAGTTCCGGGCACGACATGAGATAACGCGTTACCTCcgacgcgcactcgttgTAGCCCTGTCTGTAGCGATGTATGTAGTCCTCGTGTCCGACCGGCAACGCTGagacagaaaaaacaaaaaacgggGGGTGAGAATCCTTTCGAAGTCGACTATCGATCGATATCTTGGCGCCTAAAGGGGGGAAACGATGCGCGATGTTTATTTACTCGAAGTACCTGACATCCTCTGACGCTGCAACGAT
This is a stretch of genomic DNA from Oscarella lobularis chromosome 16, ooOscLobu1.1, whole genome shotgun sequence. It encodes these proteins:
- the LOC136196645 gene encoding transcription factor HES-1-like, coding for MSTISKEAPYARPKYSKPDMEKRRRARMNASLDELRNLLLSTLKMEGSRQSKLEKADILEMTVEHLRSLQRQRMSALPVGHEDYIHRYRQGYNECASEVTRYLMSCPELDATLRLRILAHMEVRARSTNRLLQLKTEAATRAQAHQLPSYGNGGGGGGNVVLSHPPETDDKATTDGWQPSGGAVAQQSLPPPPLPPPQQRVYAPVTLPFHTSSSFDQLPPYPAATATITTTSSGNEYAARLGHLGGGGGGGGEYPPWMPMTPPESAAAAAAAAAAAAAAHYAASYGKGVLPGEEVWRPW